The following are from one region of the Salicibibacter kimchii genome:
- a CDS encoding ABC transporter ATP-binding protein, whose protein sequence is MTTEVTGLKKRFGDVEALHSISFSLEKGEFIAILGPSGCGKTTLLRLLAGFEQPTDGEIFIEGTTVGSRNRNISPEKRNIGMVFQSLALWPHMNIYKQVEFPLRHHPYTPRELKADKQARVEEMLQLVDLHHLRDRMPNQLSGGQKQRVALARALVHQPSILLMDEPLSSLDAELREEMRREIQILHRKTKSSILYVTHDQEEALSMADRIIIMKDGQVEQTGTPEDIYLHPQTRFVATFVSKAALISGHWEGDLFHPDSVPEVWEGSSVAGEFKKDGLYPVRPDEWIIQDTGDNGLPATISNVLYQGREIQYSVTSDTGQTVNVVTPMSERYTIGDTVAIQKKRSGQTDGSREGIEPDALREAQGSF, encoded by the coding sequence ATGACCACAGAAGTTACCGGATTGAAGAAAAGATTCGGTGATGTCGAAGCACTTCACTCGATTTCTTTTTCATTGGAAAAAGGAGAATTCATTGCAATACTTGGCCCATCCGGATGCGGTAAAACTACGTTGCTCCGGTTGCTGGCCGGGTTTGAACAACCGACGGACGGTGAAATTTTTATTGAGGGAACGACGGTCGGAAGCAGAAACCGCAACATTTCGCCTGAGAAGCGCAACATCGGTATGGTTTTTCAGTCTCTCGCCCTTTGGCCGCATATGAATATTTATAAACAGGTGGAATTTCCTCTCCGGCATCACCCCTATACCCCGCGAGAGTTGAAAGCGGACAAACAGGCACGCGTGGAAGAGATGCTGCAACTCGTCGACCTTCACCATTTACGTGATCGCATGCCGAATCAGCTGTCGGGCGGACAAAAGCAACGGGTCGCCCTCGCCCGAGCGCTCGTCCATCAGCCATCGATCCTATTGATGGACGAACCTCTCAGTAGCTTGGATGCTGAACTTCGCGAAGAGATGAGAAGGGAAATCCAGATCCTGCATCGCAAAACGAAAAGTTCAATCCTGTACGTTACTCACGACCAGGAAGAAGCGCTTTCGATGGCAGATCGAATCATCATTATGAAAGACGGACAAGTGGAGCAGACCGGCACGCCGGAGGATATTTATTTACACCCGCAGACGCGGTTTGTCGCTACCTTTGTCAGCAAAGCTGCCCTAATTTCCGGGCATTGGGAAGGCGATCTTTTTCATCCCGATTCCGTACCTGAGGTTTGGGAAGGGAGTAGTGTGGCAGGAGAATTCAAAAAAGATGGGTTATACCCCGTCCGACCTGACGAATGGATCATTCAGGATACGGGGGACAATGGCTTGCCCGCAACGATATCGAACGTCCTTTATCAAGGACGGGAAATCCAGTACAGCGTTACCAGCGATACGGGGCAGACAGTGAATGTAGTGACGCCGATGAGCGAACGATACACCATCGGGGACACGGTTGCAATTCAGAAAAAAAGAAGCGGGCAAACTGATGGCAGTCGGGAAGGAATAGAACCTGATGCTTTAAGGGAAGCACAAGGCAGCTTTTAG
- a CDS encoding bifunctional metallophosphatase/5'-nucleotidase, producing MKRFDWKKTPMFSLFAFLLIMVPATGMKAHENENAGEITSELDSISASELQGLVEQLDEDGEFANSDAAHALDIHLRAVGHYEDQGDTDKVVEHMDGGFHDLLEHQLENQLISETAYENLQSLADDLIAEYDESFSMNIYHTNDNHAHTEMFPQLVTTLDEAKDEHGDGLLLDAGDVFTGTLYFNEFYGQDTVEFMNLMDYDAFVPGNHEFDLGDPEEGHPELADFIEGAEFPVFGANMDFSEDEGLNELTMEGISEEAEEGMIHDGIILEHEGEDIGVFGLNTEDTVDISSPMDVEFSDYAQAAQDMVDQFEDEGVDKIIALTHIGYDSDPSVGNDLLLAEQVEGIDVIIGGHSHTAVDPPTIVTENEDGEEMDPTVIGQAGEYGENLGCMNVTFDENGVVTDVEGELLATAEREPDPEALEMLEPYQEIVDELQNEEVGATVVNELPNPRHGDGDDESVRADETALGNLISDAQLEAARLTDEDTIMAFQNGGGIRTSISAGEVTVGEIIEVQPFGNRLTLLELSGEELIETFEASVSNSPQENGGFLQISGDTRLTYDSSEDPVNRVDALEVNIDGEYEEIDEDEMYTVATNNFTATGGDGHDVLGNAYEDGRGTIVGNTDWEMLRDYMAEHEEVDYEVEGRIQDVAREDE from the coding sequence ATGAAACGATTCGATTGGAAGAAAACACCGATGTTTTCGCTTTTTGCATTTTTGCTCATCATGGTTCCCGCTACGGGTATGAAAGCTCATGAAAATGAAAACGCTGGCGAAATCACATCAGAATTAGATAGCATTTCGGCATCTGAACTGCAAGGGCTTGTCGAGCAGTTGGATGAAGACGGGGAATTTGCAAATAGCGACGCAGCGCATGCCTTGGATATTCATTTGAGGGCGGTTGGTCATTATGAAGACCAAGGCGATACAGACAAAGTTGTCGAACATATGGATGGCGGTTTTCATGATCTACTGGAACATCAGTTAGAAAATCAACTCATCTCCGAAACAGCCTATGAAAATCTTCAATCACTTGCGGACGACTTGATCGCAGAATACGATGAATCGTTTAGCATGAACATCTATCATACGAACGATAATCACGCACACACGGAGATGTTTCCTCAATTGGTCACAACTTTAGATGAAGCTAAGGATGAACATGGGGATGGTCTGCTTCTTGATGCTGGCGACGTATTCACCGGAACGCTTTATTTTAACGAATTCTATGGACAAGATACCGTAGAGTTTATGAATTTGATGGATTACGATGCGTTTGTTCCAGGTAATCATGAATTTGATCTTGGTGATCCCGAAGAAGGACATCCTGAATTGGCTGATTTCATTGAAGGTGCTGAATTCCCCGTCTTTGGAGCTAACATGGATTTTTCAGAAGATGAAGGGTTAAACGAATTGACAATGGAGGGCATTAGTGAGGAAGCGGAGGAAGGAATGATTCACGATGGTATCATCCTAGAGCATGAAGGTGAAGACATTGGCGTCTTTGGGTTAAATACTGAAGACACAGTAGATATTTCCAGCCCGATGGACGTGGAATTTTCCGACTACGCTCAAGCTGCGCAGGACATGGTGGATCAATTTGAAGACGAAGGGGTCGACAAAATTATTGCCTTGACACATATTGGCTATGATAGCGATCCGAGTGTTGGCAATGATCTTCTGCTAGCTGAACAAGTGGAAGGGATTGATGTGATTATCGGTGGCCATAGTCACACGGCAGTCGATCCGCCCACGATCGTGACAGAAAATGAAGACGGTGAAGAAATGGATCCGACCGTCATCGGACAAGCAGGCGAATATGGAGAAAATCTAGGTTGTATGAACGTAACCTTTGATGAAAACGGCGTTGTCACAGATGTCGAAGGTGAATTGTTGGCCACAGCAGAACGGGAACCGGATCCGGAAGCCCTCGAGATGTTAGAACCATATCAGGAGATCGTTGACGAATTACAAAATGAAGAAGTCGGTGCCACTGTTGTCAATGAACTGCCGAACCCTCGCCACGGGGACGGGGATGATGAGAGCGTCCGTGCCGATGAGACAGCCCTCGGCAATTTGATTTCTGATGCTCAATTGGAGGCCGCGCGGTTAACCGACGAAGATACGATTATGGCCTTCCAGAACGGTGGCGGCATCCGCACGTCGATCTCGGCAGGGGAAGTTACTGTAGGAGAAATCATTGAAGTACAGCCATTCGGTAATCGTCTCACGCTTCTTGAGTTATCCGGTGAAGAATTAATCGAAACGTTCGAGGCAAGCGTTTCGAATAGCCCTCAAGAAAATGGTGGCTTTCTTCAAATCTCAGGAGATACCCGTCTCACGTATGACAGCAGCGAAGATCCGGTTAATCGTGTTGATGCGCTTGAAGTAAATATTGACGGCGAATATGAAGAAATTGATGAAGACGAAATGTATACGGTGGCTACCAATAACTTTACAGCTACCGGCGGTGATGGCCATGATGTTCTTGGTAATGCTTACGAAGATGGCCGCGGCACAATCGTCGGCAATACCGATTGGGAAATGCTTCGTGACTACATGGCTGAACACGAAGAGGTAGATTACGAAGTGGAAGGCCGCATTCAAGATGTAGCGCGTGAAGATGAATAA
- a CDS encoding glycerophosphodiester phosphodiesterase: MEHMLKNFFIVGIMAIGISMLPQLQHHVSANEEDESDQLLNIAHRGASGHAPENTMAAFDRALDMNADFIEIDIHMSEDEEVVAIHDSTVDRTTDASGSVDEFTLNELKQLDAGSWFDSEFAGEEIPTLEEILDEYGGDIGILIEIKDPADYPGIEEKVANALEERNMEDPNDEEMIVQSFDHDSVEYFADLMPQVPLAVLVDNPEDISDERLSHFSAFADYTNPNHLMVTQNLVDRVHGQGMKMTPWTVNAQLRMEHLIDYGIDGIITDYPDRFNEAILDFPSTALIKASVERFDNEGAIEKNEDAVHSLELHLTAVSHYEDQEEADKVVQHMEKGFKDLLNRQQDNGLISEEAYSTLMSQTDDLIDKWR; the protein is encoded by the coding sequence ATGGAACATATGTTAAAAAATTTTTTTATTGTTGGAATAATGGCTATTGGCATAAGTATGTTACCCCAATTGCAACATCATGTTTCAGCTAATGAAGAAGACGAATCTGATCAATTGTTAAATATAGCTCATCGAGGTGCTTCCGGGCATGCTCCGGAAAATACAATGGCAGCCTTTGACAGGGCTCTTGATATGAACGCGGATTTTATTGAAATAGACATCCATATGAGTGAAGATGAGGAAGTCGTAGCGATTCATGATTCAACGGTTGACAGAACGACAGACGCGTCGGGAAGCGTAGATGAGTTTACATTAAATGAATTGAAGCAATTGGATGCTGGTAGTTGGTTCGATTCTGAATTCGCCGGTGAGGAGATTCCAACATTGGAAGAAATTTTGGATGAATATGGTGGAGACATTGGGATTTTAATAGAAATTAAGGACCCTGCTGATTACCCGGGGATAGAAGAAAAGGTAGCTAATGCATTAGAGGAAAGAAACATGGAGGATCCGAATGATGAAGAAATGATCGTACAGTCCTTCGATCATGATTCCGTAGAATACTTTGCTGATTTAATGCCGCAAGTGCCTTTGGCAGTACTTGTCGACAACCCGGAAGATATTTCAGATGAACGACTTTCCCATTTCTCTGCGTTTGCTGATTACACGAATCCTAATCATTTAATGGTGACTCAAAACCTAGTAGATCGTGTACATGGTCAAGGCATGAAAATGACTCCATGGACAGTCAACGCTCAATTACGGATGGAACATCTCATTGATTATGGGATAGATGGAATAATCACGGATTATCCAGATCGATTTAATGAGGCCATTTTAGACTTCCCAAGCACAGCTCTTATAAAAGCTTCCGTTGAACGCTTTGATAACGAGGGAGCCATAGAGAAGAATGAGGATGCAGTACATTCCTTGGAACTTCATTTGACGGCGGTGAGTCATTATGAAGACCAGGAAGAAGCGGATAAAGTCGTCCAACACATGGAAAAAGGCTTTAAGGATTTACTGAACCGTCAACAAGACAATGGATTGATTTCCGAAGAGGCCTATAGCACGCTCATGTCTCAAACGGACGACTTAATTGATAAGTGGCGATAA
- a CDS encoding DUF6359 domain-containing protein, with protein sequence MLRKSICGALMVVLLSATVVPMKVSSADDGILTVEEAMADNYGSGTVEGYIVGHTTAPNSYNFEPPFSNDYNLALADSSSETDPDHIMPVQITADFRSDYGLQTNPEIVGEKIQVTGSLEDYFGGPGMQNPRNMQHEDEEDPEAIEGLRIHDIQGAEHRSPYEGEHVAEVEGIVTNIDENGFHMQDLEPDGDMRTAEGIYVFQPNEQVEVGDLVYVDGLIDEYGYDGELTTTEIDPSNIDIESSGNELPDPVVIGKEAYVQPTEHIASEGLSEFDPESYGIDYYESLEGMLVQLDDAEVVGPPSFDEIPVVVDNGDDKPRSPAGGVVIDEDQFNPERMFIDAPDVTAKVGDKFDGSVIGVVDYDFGNYKIRPTDTLPEVEDGGTEREVTSITQDEEDLTVATYNIENFSAETAPEKTAELAQSINDHLQNPDIIGLVEVQDNNGSADDGTTDASESYQTLIDEIESAGGPTYDFTDIAPEDNQDGGQPGGNIRVGYLYNPDRVSLTEKPEGDATTAVDFDEDGLSLNPGRVDPENEAFEDSRKPLAVEFEFNDEEIILINNHFNAKSADDPLFGENQPPELVTEPQRIEQAEAVNDFVEDIKSVDDESNVVVMGDLNDFQFAPPLDVLTDEHLTNMITELPEEERYTYNFEGNSQVLDHILVSNHLAENAEADIVNINADFAEEHGRVSDHDPVLTQISFSEDEETAEDVADIITTVEILAEDGAFANDEATRALTVHLTAVNHYENQEEAEKVIQHMGGFEDLLNYQQAEELIPDDAFDLLLSQADMITEKWA encoded by the coding sequence ATGCTGAGAAAATCGATATGTGGTGCGTTGATGGTTGTCCTCCTGTCGGCTACGGTCGTGCCGATGAAGGTCAGTAGCGCAGATGATGGTATTTTAACGGTTGAAGAAGCGATGGCCGACAACTACGGATCGGGAACGGTCGAGGGCTATATTGTCGGGCATACAACCGCGCCAAATAGCTATAATTTCGAACCCCCATTTAGTAATGATTATAATTTGGCATTGGCTGATTCGAGTTCAGAGACAGATCCGGATCATATAATGCCGGTGCAAATCACTGCTGATTTTCGCAGCGATTACGGATTACAAACGAACCCTGAAATCGTTGGTGAAAAAATTCAGGTCACCGGCAGTCTCGAAGATTACTTTGGCGGACCGGGTATGCAAAACCCACGGAATATGCAGCACGAAGATGAAGAAGACCCTGAGGCTATTGAAGGTCTTCGTATTCACGATATTCAAGGTGCTGAACATCGTTCACCTTATGAGGGAGAGCATGTTGCAGAAGTCGAGGGAATCGTAACGAACATTGATGAAAATGGCTTTCACATGCAGGATCTTGAACCTGATGGAGACATGCGGACGGCCGAAGGCATCTATGTATTTCAACCGAATGAACAAGTAGAGGTCGGGGATTTGGTATACGTCGATGGTTTAATTGATGAATATGGTTACGATGGTGAATTAACAACCACTGAAATCGACCCATCCAACATTGACATCGAGTCATCCGGGAATGAATTGCCTGACCCAGTGGTCATTGGTAAGGAGGCTTATGTGCAACCCACGGAGCATATCGCTTCAGAGGGGTTAAGCGAGTTTGACCCAGAATCGTATGGCATTGATTATTACGAGAGCCTGGAAGGGATGCTCGTTCAACTCGATGATGCTGAAGTAGTTGGCCCTCCATCTTTCGATGAGATCCCTGTCGTCGTGGACAACGGCGATGATAAACCCCGGTCACCTGCGGGCGGCGTTGTGATTGATGAAGATCAATTTAACCCTGAGAGAATGTTCATTGATGCCCCTGATGTGACGGCAAAAGTAGGCGATAAATTTGACGGGTCTGTCATTGGGGTCGTCGATTATGACTTTGGCAATTATAAAATCAGACCGACAGACACACTGCCTGAAGTCGAAGATGGCGGGACGGAACGAGAAGTGACATCGATCACGCAGGATGAAGAGGACCTTACTGTCGCCACATACAATATAGAAAATTTTTCAGCGGAAACCGCTCCTGAAAAAACAGCCGAATTAGCACAATCCATTAATGACCATTTACAAAACCCGGATATTATTGGACTCGTCGAGGTTCAAGACAATAATGGCTCGGCAGATGACGGAACAACTGATGCGAGTGAAAGCTATCAAACGCTGATTGATGAGATCGAGTCAGCGGGTGGACCGACATATGATTTTACTGATATTGCACCGGAGGACAATCAGGATGGCGGACAACCGGGAGGTAACATTCGTGTCGGTTACTTGTACAATCCCGATCGTGTCTCATTAACAGAAAAACCGGAAGGGGACGCAACGACAGCCGTGGATTTCGATGAAGACGGATTATCACTGAACCCGGGAAGGGTAGATCCTGAAAATGAAGCATTCGAGGATTCCCGTAAACCATTGGCAGTTGAATTCGAATTTAATGACGAAGAGATTATTTTGATTAACAACCATTTCAATGCGAAGTCTGCTGATGATCCGCTTTTCGGGGAGAACCAACCTCCGGAATTGGTGACCGAACCTCAAAGGATCGAACAAGCGGAAGCAGTGAACGACTTCGTTGAAGACATCAAGTCAGTGGATGATGAGTCCAATGTTGTCGTCATGGGTGATTTGAATGATTTCCAGTTTGCACCACCCCTGGATGTTCTCACTGATGAACATTTAACGAATATGATTACGGAGCTTCCTGAGGAAGAACGGTATACGTATAATTTTGAAGGCAATTCACAAGTGTTGGATCATATTCTCGTCAGTAATCACCTAGCGGAAAATGCCGAAGCTGATATCGTCAATATTAATGCTGATTTTGCCGAAGAACATGGCAGAGTGAGCGACCACGATCCAGTGCTCACACAGATTAGTTTTTCGGAAGATGAAGAAACAGCGGAAGACGTAGCAGATATCATCACAACCGTTGAGATATTGGCAGAAGATGGGGCATTCGCAAATGACGAAGCAACTCGTGCATTAACGGTTCATTTAACAGCTGTCAATCACTATGAAAATCAGGAAGAAGCAGAAAAAGTCATTCAACACATGGGAGGCTTCGAAGACCTCCTGAACTATCAACAAGCAGAGGAATTGATTCCAGATGATGCCTTTGACCTTCTACTTTCACAAGCGGATATGATTACCGAGAAGTGGGCGTAA